In Callospermophilus lateralis isolate mCalLat2 chromosome 18, mCalLat2.hap1, whole genome shotgun sequence, one DNA window encodes the following:
- the Nudt7 gene encoding peroxisomal coenzyme A diphosphatase NUDT7 codes for MSRPCQLQETGRNNLIDDAKARLKKLDVGTKYDHLSCHKYSILLPLLVKEGKLHLLFTRRSEKLRRSPGEVCFPGGKRDPTDKDDIDTALREAQEEVGLRPQQVEVISRLVPYLFEKDTLVTPVVGFIDHNFQAQPNPDEVKDVFLVPLDYFLYPKVHSQKYITHSGHGFVFHCFEYTNPEDGVTYLIRGMTAKLALLVALIIVGEKPNFEIEFNLDDVIASCEKSFLRKYATSQL; via the exons ATGTCGCGGCCTTGTCAGCTTCAGGAGACCGGCAG AAACAATTTGATAGATGATGCGAAAGCCCGTTTGAAAAAGCTTGATGTTGGGACCAAATATGATCACTTATCGTGTCACAAATACTCCATCCTTTTGCCATTATTAGTTAAAGAAGGAAAACTTCACCTGCTGTTCACCCGCCGGTCGGAGAAG CTAAGAAGGTCACCTGGAGAAGTTTGCTTCCCTGGAGGAAAGAGGGATCCCACGGACAAGGATGACATAGACACAGCTCTGCGGGAAGCGCAGGAGGAGGTGGGGCTGCGTCCTCAGCAAGTGGAGGTCATCAGCCGCCTGGTGCCTTATCTGTTTGAA AAAGATACATTGGTAACCCCAGTGGTGGGTTTTATAGACCACAACTTTCAGGCCCAGCCTAATCCTGATGAAGTCAAGGATGTGTTCCTGGTGCCGCTGGACTACTTCCTGTATCCGAAGGTCCACTCTCAGAAGTACATCACACACTCTGGACATGGTTTTGTTTTTCATTGCTTTGAGTACACAAATCCTGAAGATGGGGTGACTTACCTAATCAGGGGCATGACTGCAAAACTTGCTCTATTGGTTGCCTTAATTATTGTGGGGGAAAAACCTAACTTTGAGATAGAATTTAATCTCGATGATGTCATAGCATCTTGTGAAAAGTCCTTCCTTCGTAAATATGCTACAAGCCAGCTGTGA